A single genomic interval of Spinacia oleracea cultivar Varoflay chromosome 6, BTI_SOV_V1, whole genome shotgun sequence harbors:
- the LOC110801801 gene encoding uncharacterized protein, giving the protein MGKQKHITSFFNKRKDPEKDTPTSTGEEGPSYIQRTNDGIPSTEDGITQEEVPATHNINIVDIGINSLERDPGLSPPMWVYPVGKRDEIRRAYKILKVYQPRLKRYPLSGQIQHRRSFQCAWFDTFPDWLEYSPSKDAAFCLPCYLYYEIPNSRMETFTVSGFKNWKRVNNGKDCAFLTHIGKACPLRGHDESIHSDNQGNFLEYRKFFALYNKDVAKEIRQAPYNAKYIAPSIQKEILHIISCKVRNYIREEIGDSKFCIIVDEARDESKREQMGLVLRFVDKHGSIMELFFDLVHVSDTTAVTLKGELCTVLARNNLAIENIRGQGYDGASNMRGEWNGLQTLFLSDCPYAYYVHCFAHRLQLALVAASRDVSHVHQFFSHLSFIVNVICASPKRQDELQTTKAIETEFLLSIGELETGRGANQKGTLKRAGDTRWGSHIYSIRSLIKMYDAIVSVLEKIKVDKSCNYH; this is encoded by the exons ATgggcaaacaaaaacatattacGTCGTTTTTTAATAAACGAAAAGACCCAGAGAAAGATACACCTACATCTACTGGAGAAGAAGGGCCTTCTTACATTCAAAGAACGAATGATGGAATTCCGTCCACTGAGGATGGTATAACACAAGAAGAAGTTCCTGCAACGCATAATATCAATATTGTGGATATTGGTATCAATTCTCTAGAACGTGATCCGGGATTAAGTCCACCAATGTGGGTTTATCCAGTTGGAAAACGAGATGAAATACGAAGAGCTTATAAGATTTTGAAGGTCTATCAACCTCGCTTGAAAAGATACCCATTGTCGGGGCAAATACAACATCGTCGTAGTTTTCAATGTGCTTGGTTTGATACGTTTCCTGACTGGTTAGAGTACTCACCTTCAAAGGATGCTGCATTTTGTCTACCGTGCTATTTATATTATGAAATACCTAATTCCCGAATGGAAACCTTTACAGTAAGTGGTTTCAAAAATTGGAAAAGGGTGAATAACGGAAAAGATTGTGCTTTTCTTACTCACATTGGAAAAG CTTGTCCTTTGAGAGGCCATGATGAGTCTATCCATTCAGATAATCAAGGAAACTTTCTTGAGTACAGGAAATTTTTTGCCTTGTACAATAAAGATGTTGCCAAGGAAATAAGGCAAGCTCCATATAATGCTAAATACATAGCTCCTTCAATTCAAAAAGAGATTCTTCATATTATATCTTGTAAGGTTCGTAATTACATCAGAGAAGAAATTGGAGACTCAAAATTTTGTATCATTGTTGATGAGGCTCGAGATGAATCAAAGAGAGAGCAAATGGGTCTTGTTTTGAGATTTGTTGATAAACACGGGTCAATTATGGAGCTCTTCTTTGACCTTGTACATGTTTCAGATACTACAGCGGTAACCCTCAAAGGTGAGTTATGCACTGTTCTTGCTCGAAATAATTTAGCAATTGAAAATATACGTGGGCAGGGTTATGATGGTGCTAGTAATATGAGAGGTGAATGGAATGGGTTACAGACATTATTTCTTTCTGATTGTCCATATGCTTATTATGTGCACTGTTTTGCACATCGCTTACAACTTGCGTTGGTTGCTGCCTCTAGAGATGTCAGTCATGTTCATCAATTTTTTTCTCACTTGAGTTTCATTGTCAATGTCATATGTGCATCTCCTAAACGACAAGATGAATTGCAAACAACAAAGGCAATTGAAACAGAGTTCTTGTTATCTATTGGTGAGCTGGAGACCGGCAGAGGAGCTAATCAAAAGGGTACTTTGAAACGTGCTGGTGATACACGTTGGGGTTCACACATTTACTCTATTCGTAGTTTGATTAAAATGTATGATGCAATAGTGTCTGTTTTGGAAAAAATTAAGGTTGATAAGTCTTGCAATTATCATTAG